The following proteins are co-located in the Candidatus Methanogranum gryphiswaldense genome:
- a CDS encoding Asp-tRNA(Asn)/Glu-tRNA(Gln) amidotransferase GatCAB subunit C, which translates to MRSVGLIMDREIIERVARAAHIALTEEELAKYSQDLTDILDYFKVLDEAPDFKGSGVNPVEIADILREDEPRMDIAPDDLLRDMNTYDNYVRGPRLS; encoded by the coding sequence ATGCGTTCAGTAGGTCTGATCATGGATAGAGAGATCATCGAAAGAGTAGCGCGCGCAGCACATATAGCACTCACCGAAGAAGAACTCGCCAAGTACAGCCAGGACCTAACAGACATTCTGGATTATTTCAAAGTACTTGACGAAGCGCCCGATTTTAAAGGCTCCGGGGTGAATCCGGTAGAGATCGCTGACATCCTCAGAGAAGATGAACCTAGAATGGACATTGCCCCTGATGACCTCCTAAGAGACATGAACACCTATGACAATTACGTTAGGGGGCCCAGATTATCATGA
- a CDS encoding Asp-tRNA(Asn)/Glu-tRNA(Gln) amidotransferase subunit GatA, giving the protein MNMQSVLSSLEKTNLRYSMFNDFLKNGEQGNSKFLFSAKDNLTSKDFETCSGSRILEGYHPVFDATAIAKMREAGGKLIGKTNMDEFGFGTFSTNSGFGIPRNPFDLERSCGGSSGGSACAAAVLEDHVSLGVSTGGSICCPASFCGVYGIAPTYGRVSRYGLIDYGNSLDKVGLLSAKASDLSKYLPIISGIDEKDPTSCVQPKLDLKKEKIRNIAIPKEAIDGLSKDVMTAFQSSIDTLKGMDIDVKFIEMPALKYAMPAYYVLATSEASTNLARYVGMRYGHQDGDLSLKFDDYFTYFRSKYFGDEAKRRILLGTYTRMAGFRDRYYAKALNVRMYVINQYKQIFNEYDAVLTPTMPFVSPKFEDISKMTPVEAYKADYLTVPANLAGTPHLSVPCGYDGNGMPIGMQFVTDHWKEDLLLTMANEWDHTFDMKRAEVSL; this is encoded by the coding sequence ATGAACATGCAATCAGTACTATCATCGTTGGAAAAGACCAACCTAAGATACTCAATGTTCAACGATTTCCTGAAAAACGGAGAACAAGGAAACTCTAAATTCCTATTCTCCGCGAAGGATAACCTAACATCTAAGGATTTTGAAACTTGCAGTGGATCCAGGATCCTTGAAGGATATCATCCGGTTTTCGATGCCACGGCTATAGCTAAGATGCGTGAAGCCGGAGGCAAACTGATCGGTAAAACCAACATGGATGAATTTGGATTTGGAACGTTCTCAACAAATTCTGGATTTGGAATACCTCGAAACCCATTCGACCTCGAAAGATCATGCGGAGGTTCATCGGGTGGATCGGCATGTGCCGCAGCTGTCCTTGAAGACCATGTGTCCCTCGGAGTCTCGACGGGAGGATCGATCTGCTGTCCAGCAAGTTTCTGCGGCGTATATGGTATCGCACCCACTTACGGACGCGTATCCAGATACGGACTTATCGATTATGGTAACTCACTAGATAAGGTCGGATTGCTTTCCGCAAAAGCCTCTGACCTTTCAAAATATCTTCCAATAATATCCGGAATTGATGAAAAGGACCCGACATCATGCGTACAACCCAAACTAGACCTAAAAAAAGAAAAGATCCGCAACATCGCCATACCCAAGGAAGCGATCGATGGTCTCAGCAAAGATGTCATGACCGCATTCCAATCATCCATCGATACGCTTAAGGGAATGGACATTGATGTGAAATTCATTGAGATGCCAGCTTTGAAATATGCAATGCCTGCGTATTATGTCCTTGCCACCTCAGAAGCATCAACCAACCTTGCCAGATACGTGGGCATGAGATACGGACATCAAGACGGGGACCTCTCGCTGAAATTCGACGATTATTTTACATATTTCCGTTCCAAATATTTCGGAGACGAAGCAAAAAGAAGAATCCTCCTCGGAACATATACCAGAATGGCAGGATTCAGGGACAGATATTACGCAAAGGCCCTTAATGTAAGAATGTACGTTATCAACCAATACAAACAGATATTCAATGAATATGATGCTGTTTTAACACCGACCATGCCTTTTGTGTCTCCGAAATTCGAAGATATATCAAAGATGACACCGGTAGAAGCATACAAAGCAGATTACCTGACCGTTCCCGCGAACCTTGCTGGAACGCCTCATCTGTCTGTGCCTTGCGGATATGACGGCAACGGAATGCCGATAGGGATGCAATTCGTGACAGACCATTGGAAGGAAGACCTGCTTCTGACAATGGCTAACGAATGGGACCACACATTCGATATGAAAAGAGCAGAGGTGTCACTATGA
- a CDS encoding HypC/HybG/HupF family hydrogenase formation chaperone, producing the protein MCLAIPGKIIKIEGDLADIDFGGVIRQANVAMVEAKVGQWAVIHAGFAIEIMDEEEAQDTIKLWNEVLDSDKITFC; encoded by the coding sequence ATGTGCTTGGCAATTCCAGGGAAAATAATCAAAATTGAGGGAGACCTTGCCGATATTGATTTCGGTGGCGTAATAAGACAAGCAAATGTCGCCATGGTGGAAGCGAAAGTAGGTCAATGGGCCGTCATTCATGCAGGTTTCGCCATTGAAATAATGGACGAGGAAGAAGCCCAAGACACAATAAAACTCTGGAATGAGGTTTTAGATAGCGATAAAATAACTTTTTGCTAA
- a CDS encoding nascent polypeptide-associated complex protein — MVGMKGVNQRQMQQAMKKMGIKQSTLNDVQEVIIRTRNDEIVITNAEVVCVDMQGSKSYQISGTEETRPLGSYCTTNKSFPSEDIDLIMSQTGCNREKAVAALETCDGQPAEAIIKIMTE, encoded by the coding sequence ATGGTAGGAATGAAAGGCGTCAACCAACGCCAAATGCAGCAGGCAATGAAAAAAATGGGTATCAAACAATCCACCCTGAACGACGTGCAGGAAGTAATAATACGAACCAGGAATGACGAGATTGTCATAACCAATGCCGAAGTAGTGTGTGTGGACATGCAAGGTAGCAAAAGCTATCAGATATCGGGAACTGAAGAGACAAGACCACTTGGTTCCTACTGTACGACAAACAAATCATTCCCATCTGAGGACATAGATCTCATAATGTCCCAAACTGGCTGTAACAGAGAAAAAGCCGTTGCTGCCCTTGAAACGTGCGACGGACAACCGGCTGAAGCGATAATCAAAATAATGACGGAGTGA
- the aspS gene encoding aspartate--tRNA ligase: MRRTNTCGELRLSDAGKEVCLQGWVRFSRDHGGVAFIDLADRYGITQIVFDPEDLPNGADVNSISEVMKTFTRESVVSINGTVRKRVEGTNDARNPTGEVEVLIIKAELLNRSASPPFEIGDQKEGVLPNEDTRMKYRYLDLRRTEMIQAIEFRSKFVHLMRQYLEQNGFLEIETPILGRSTPEGARDYVVPSRIHPGKFYALPQSPQLFKQMLMVGSMDRYYQVARCFRDEDSRKDRQPEFTQIDMEMSFVDMKDIQNMIEGLISYIWKGLYNEVLKTPFPRIAYKDAMERFGSDKPDMRYGLEFVKLTDIVRDVPYEIFQRILKSGGIVAGINLGKDSSKVGRNEVDRYIHFAKNKAKLGGLTWMRCENGVLTSNITKYFTPEILEHIKYAMNVKEGDLIFLVAGPWKATYEGGGVLRRKIAEDLRLVPENVFQFFWMVDCPMFEVDPVSGKYDAFHHPFVLPENDLDDDYVGGACFDICLNGNELGSGSLRIHNPELQRAVLKKTGMSDEKIERDFGWFIEALGYGAPPHGGIAMGVDRFTAILLGRESIRDVIAFPKNKRAVSLFDGSPEKIDDSKLEELQIISLASEDLDIGKFEGEPDEDQ, from the coding sequence ATGAGAAGAACAAACACGTGTGGGGAACTCAGACTCTCAGACGCCGGTAAAGAGGTCTGTCTGCAAGGATGGGTAAGATTCTCGAGAGATCATGGTGGAGTGGCTTTCATCGATCTCGCCGACAGATATGGAATAACTCAGATTGTTTTCGATCCTGAGGACCTTCCTAATGGGGCGGATGTCAATTCGATATCTGAGGTTATGAAGACTTTCACTCGTGAGTCGGTGGTATCGATAAACGGTACGGTCAGAAAAAGAGTAGAGGGAACAAACGATGCTAGGAACCCCACAGGAGAGGTAGAGGTCCTGATCATAAAGGCTGAACTTCTTAACAGATCGGCATCCCCGCCTTTCGAGATCGGGGATCAAAAGGAAGGTGTTCTTCCAAATGAAGACACCAGAATGAAATACAGGTATCTGGACCTAAGAAGGACAGAAATGATCCAGGCCATAGAGTTCAGAAGCAAATTCGTTCATTTAATGAGACAGTATCTGGAGCAAAACGGATTCCTGGAAATTGAGACGCCTATTCTGGGAAGATCAACTCCAGAAGGTGCCAGGGATTACGTCGTTCCTTCCAGGATCCATCCTGGGAAGTTCTATGCTCTTCCTCAGTCGCCACAGCTGTTCAAGCAGATGCTCATGGTTGGAAGCATGGATCGTTATTATCAAGTGGCAAGATGCTTCCGTGATGAGGATTCGCGTAAGGACCGTCAGCCTGAATTTACCCAGATCGATATGGAAATGTCCTTTGTTGATATGAAAGACATACAGAATATGATCGAGGGTTTGATATCATACATCTGGAAAGGACTTTACAATGAGGTTCTTAAGACGCCATTCCCCAGGATAGCCTATAAGGATGCGATGGAGAGATTCGGATCGGATAAGCCAGATATGAGGTATGGTCTCGAATTCGTTAAGCTTACGGATATTGTAAGGGATGTTCCCTATGAGATATTCCAGAGGATACTCAAGAGCGGCGGGATCGTTGCTGGTATAAATCTGGGCAAGGATAGTTCAAAGGTCGGAAGGAACGAGGTCGACCGTTACATTCATTTCGCGAAGAACAAGGCCAAACTCGGAGGTCTCACATGGATGAGATGCGAGAACGGTGTTCTTACCAGTAATATCACCAAGTACTTCACTCCTGAGATTTTAGAGCACATTAAGTACGCAATGAACGTCAAAGAAGGCGACCTCATATTCTTAGTTGCAGGACCTTGGAAGGCCACATACGAGGGCGGAGGAGTTCTCAGACGGAAGATCGCGGAAGATCTCAGACTTGTTCCGGAAAATGTATTCCAATTCTTCTGGATGGTGGATTGTCCTATGTTCGAGGTGGACCCCGTCTCCGGGAAATATGACGCGTTCCATCATCCGTTCGTTCTTCCAGAGAATGATCTGGATGACGATTATGTTGGCGGAGCATGCTTCGACATATGCCTTAACGGCAACGAGCTTGGTTCCGGATCATTAAGGATACACAATCCCGAACTTCAGAGAGCTGTACTAAAGAAGACTGGCATGTCGGACGAGAAGATCGAAAGGGACTTTGGATGGTTCATAGAAGCACTCGGGTATGGCGCTCCTCCTCATGGCGGTATCGCCATGGGTGTCGATAGATTTACAGCGATACTTCTAGGCAGAGAGTCCATTCGTGATGTCATTGCTTTCCCAAAGAACAAGAGAGCAGTGTCTTTGTTCGACGGTTCTCCTGAGAAGATCGATGATAGCAAGTTGGAAGAGCTTCAGATAATATCTTTGGCATCAGAAGACCTGGACATAGGTAAATTCGAAGGGGAGCCTGACGAGGATCAATGA
- a CDS encoding alanyl-tRNA editing protein translates to MTEEIFKRDGYVFEFESKVISKKGDLIELESTAFYPGGGGQICDTGTIRGEKVTEVIYENNRILHRVKNNNLNPGDTVWCSVDWERRYDLMQGHTGEHLLFCSLKRQDPELEITKIYISSESKYVIVNHDISWDKIKEAVKFANQAIRDNLPVTKTLMNRDDPDISTVRVKLERIEEEEISVVAIGNIDLSACSGIHVMETSELEFLFVDRKVSAGKDGVAIHFKIGNAAKDAAIELANICLQATEEAESKPELLVRTISNIKQEIETGREMLKNASKQQLAHLKPESLNGVDIYSGKFSADKKILTDAAENYKSKGNIAAFVSVSDSVSIILASGNQNIDCKKILSEILTEFGGRGGGKSDFAQGGIEDISKADAILEKMIKTIKSSL, encoded by the coding sequence ATGACAGAAGAGATCTTCAAACGCGACGGATATGTGTTCGAATTCGAAAGCAAGGTCATCTCAAAAAAAGGCGATCTTATTGAATTGGAAAGCACGGCCTTCTACCCTGGCGGGGGAGGTCAGATATGCGATACTGGAACAATACGTGGTGAAAAGGTCACAGAGGTCATATACGAAAACAACAGGATTCTTCACAGAGTGAAAAACAACAATCTCAATCCTGGTGATACGGTATGGTGTAGCGTAGATTGGGAAAGACGCTATGACCTAATGCAAGGACACACAGGGGAACACCTATTATTCTGTTCTTTGAAAAGACAAGACCCAGAACTTGAGATCACAAAGATATACATCTCATCTGAAAGCAAATACGTCATTGTAAATCATGACATAAGCTGGGATAAAATAAAAGAAGCAGTAAAGTTCGCCAATCAGGCCATACGCGATAACCTACCCGTCACAAAGACCCTGATGAACAGAGATGACCCAGATATATCAACTGTAAGAGTAAAGTTGGAACGTATCGAAGAGGAAGAGATATCTGTTGTCGCCATAGGTAACATTGATCTATCCGCTTGTAGTGGCATCCATGTCATGGAAACATCTGAATTGGAATTCCTTTTCGTAGATCGCAAAGTATCCGCAGGAAAGGACGGTGTCGCAATACACTTTAAGATTGGAAATGCAGCAAAGGATGCTGCCATTGAATTAGCGAACATATGCCTACAAGCCACTGAAGAAGCAGAAAGCAAACCAGAACTTTTAGTCCGTACGATATCAAATATCAAACAAGAGATAGAAACAGGCAGGGAGATGCTGAAAAATGCATCAAAACAACAACTGGCACACCTTAAACCCGAATCTTTGAATGGCGTTGATATTTACAGCGGAAAATTTTCTGCAGACAAGAAAATACTTACAGATGCAGCTGAAAATTACAAATCAAAAGGAAACATAGCGGCATTTGTTTCGGTCTCTGATTCTGTATCGATCATTCTAGCCTCGGGTAATCAAAATATAGATTGCAAAAAAATACTCTCTGAAATACTAACTGAATTCGGAGGTCGCGGTGGAGGGAAATCCGATTTCGCACAGGGTGGAATTGAGGATATTTCAAAAGCAGATGCCATACTTGAAAAAATGATAAAAACAATAAAATCCTCCCTATAA
- a CDS encoding DUF2284 domain-containing protein has protein sequence MIADIWSKLSSEPDFNEFKIKVIAAPSPDIHTISTCRKLCRQNRCGSFNRNWGCPPGAGTDEDCLWLIHEYHKAVVISRKFDDANMKDLDFIDKSAHRHQDMIRKMSTAMKKAGYKDVLPLSDGGCKYCGECSYPDEPCRFPDQMIPSVSGFGIIMEEYLGSQGIDFKFEDDAFTLYGLILF, from the coding sequence ATGATAGCGGATATCTGGTCAAAATTAAGTTCCGAACCCGATTTCAATGAGTTCAAAATTAAGGTGATCGCAGCGCCTAGCCCCGATATTCATACCATTTCCACCTGCAGAAAACTCTGCAGACAGAATAGATGCGGTTCTTTCAATAGAAATTGGGGATGCCCTCCCGGAGCCGGGACAGATGAGGACTGTCTCTGGTTGATCCACGAGTACCACAAAGCTGTTGTCATATCCCGCAAATTCGACGATGCAAACATGAAAGATCTTGATTTCATCGACAAAAGTGCGCACAGACATCAGGACATGATACGAAAAATGTCCACTGCCATGAAAAAAGCAGGATACAAAGATGTACTCCCATTATCGGATGGCGGATGCAAATATTGCGGCGAATGCTCATATCCTGATGAGCCTTGCAGGTTTCCTGATCAAATGATACCCTCTGTAAGCGGGTTCGGAATAATAATGGAAGAATATCTTGGATCACAAGGAATTGATTTCAAATTCGAAGATGACGCATTCACACTTTACGGGCTCATATTGTTCTAA
- a CDS encoding isopentenyl phosphate kinase family protein, whose translation MILIKLGGSIITDKTQYRTFNKDTVSRLCNEIADSDKGTIIVHGAGSFGHVLAKQYALQDGFMNYGQVAAVAKVQHDVRELNSMVIAELLKVGIPAVSIPPGSCFVMDDGKLVTTDTEALRSLAAMGIMPVMFGDVVMDRKKGFGICSGDQLMEILCDLFKPEKVIFVSDVDGLYDKDPKKHPDAKLIEYVSADKLKTIDSSISVDDVTGGVGAKMEAMLRISTDKRECVLVNGSVPGRLYSLLKGDKVISTTARGGMK comes from the coding sequence ATGATACTAATAAAACTGGGCGGTAGCATAATCACCGACAAGACCCAGTATAGGACCTTCAATAAGGATACCGTATCTAGACTGTGCAACGAAATAGCCGATTCCGATAAAGGAACCATAATTGTTCACGGTGCCGGATCATTCGGACATGTTCTTGCAAAACAATACGCCCTCCAAGACGGATTCATGAACTATGGTCAGGTTGCGGCAGTGGCAAAGGTCCAACATGATGTGAGAGAACTGAACTCGATGGTCATTGCAGAACTTCTAAAAGTAGGAATTCCTGCTGTTTCGATCCCACCTGGATCATGTTTCGTCATGGACGATGGAAAACTTGTTACAACTGATACTGAAGCCTTGAGATCTTTAGCGGCCATGGGCATAATGCCTGTAATGTTCGGAGATGTCGTCATGGATAGAAAAAAAGGATTCGGCATATGTTCTGGAGACCAACTTATGGAGATCCTCTGCGACCTTTTCAAACCAGAAAAAGTAATTTTTGTCTCAGATGTGGACGGACTTTATGACAAGGACCCAAAAAAACATCCAGATGCAAAGTTGATTGAATATGTCAGTGCAGATAAACTAAAGACGATTGACAGCAGTATAAGCGTTGATGATGTGACAGGCGGTGTCGGTGCGAAAATGGAAGCAATGCTAAGAATTAGCACTGATAAAAGGGAATGCGTTCTAGTGAACGGTTCGGTTCCCGGAAGATTGTATTCACTTTTGAAAGGAGATAAGGTCATCTCCACTACAGCTAGAGGCGGAATGAAATGA
- a CDS encoding Lrp/AsnC family transcriptional regulator has product MVKVEEFDELDRRIIRFLSMSSQGSYRQIAKQLGVHPTTLIQRVKNLESKGVIKGYRAKVDYMNLGYEYMGIVHIYSEDVVEVQRELKEISQVMAIYDVTGDADCIVTISCRDREEFSSTVKAINSLKGVLKTNTSVVLSIVKDPNDYVPDIMDV; this is encoded by the coding sequence ATGGTAAAGGTCGAGGAATTCGATGAATTGGACAGACGCATCATAAGGTTTTTGAGCATGTCCAGTCAAGGTTCATACAGGCAGATAGCAAAGCAATTAGGTGTACACCCGACCACACTCATACAGAGAGTGAAGAATCTAGAGAGCAAAGGGGTAATTAAAGGATACCGTGCAAAAGTTGACTATATGAATCTAGGTTATGAGTACATGGGAATCGTTCACATTTATTCAGAGGACGTAGTTGAGGTCCAGAGGGAGCTAAAGGAGATCTCTCAGGTCATGGCAATATACGATGTTACAGGGGATGCGGATTGCATAGTAACGATATCATGTCGGGATCGTGAGGAGTTTTCCTCTACGGTCAAAGCTATAAATTCTCTCAAAGGAGTTCTTAAGACCAATACTTCAGTCGTGTTAAGTATCGTAAAGGACCCCAATGATTACGTGCCTGACATAATGGACGTCTGA
- the gatB gene encoding Asp-tRNA(Asn)/Glu-tRNA(Gln) amidotransferase subunit GatB, which yields MKIGLEIHVQLPTRSKMFCSCPTTDADAPNTHVCPTCLGMPGSKPVLNKKVLEYGIKLAKMLGCTIADTTWFSRKTYFYPDMSKSVQITQYDNPIGYGGMYYLNGRTPIRITRIHLEEDPGKTKRVGELSSLIDYNRSGIPLAEIVTEPDLKTPAEAREFLGQLIQDIRHIIDLPGDGERSIRCDCNISMGIERCEVKNVTGLKNVERALTFEMVRQTKILKAGGKIDRETRRFDEERGVTISVRKKEFEADYGYIDEPDLGIYHVKELANSIKIKESPLNRSVRLSKEYGLDEKTAKQLIATSMELTDLFEEVAKATDVQTAKTWIAGVVSANWKAFECRCSEHLEQDSTRNGILEIICKYKAGEITDTECSLEIKAYMTGKDPESVQTESSDLDSIIGEFLIANPEIIEDYRKNDKAINKVIGYVMKRAGGTYSSTDVVCAAKKLLQEKI from the coding sequence ATGAAGATAGGATTGGAGATACATGTACAACTTCCGACCAGATCCAAGATGTTCTGTTCCTGCCCTACCACAGATGCTGATGCACCGAACACACATGTATGCCCAACATGTCTTGGTATGCCAGGTTCTAAACCTGTTCTTAACAAAAAAGTACTGGAATACGGAATAAAACTAGCTAAGATGTTAGGATGTACCATTGCAGACACAACATGGTTCTCGAGAAAGACATACTTCTATCCAGACATGAGCAAGAGCGTCCAAATAACACAATATGACAACCCCATCGGATATGGTGGGATGTATTATCTGAACGGTAGAACCCCAATAAGAATAACAAGGATCCATCTGGAAGAGGACCCTGGCAAGACAAAAAGGGTTGGTGAGTTGTCATCCCTCATAGATTATAACAGATCGGGAATACCGCTGGCTGAAATTGTCACAGAGCCTGATCTGAAAACGCCCGCGGAAGCGAGGGAATTCCTTGGACAATTGATCCAAGATATAAGGCATATTATCGATCTTCCGGGAGATGGTGAAAGAAGCATTCGCTGTGACTGCAACATCTCCATGGGCATCGAAAGATGCGAAGTTAAGAACGTTACTGGATTGAAAAATGTGGAACGCGCACTCACATTCGAGATGGTCAGACAGACAAAGATCCTAAAGGCCGGTGGAAAGATCGACCGCGAAACCAGACGTTTTGACGAGGAACGTGGCGTTACAATTTCTGTCAGAAAGAAAGAGTTCGAGGCTGATTACGGATATATAGACGAACCCGACCTCGGAATATATCACGTAAAGGAATTGGCCAACTCTATAAAAATAAAGGAAAGTCCCCTCAACCGGTCCGTAAGACTGTCTAAAGAATATGGACTGGATGAAAAAACTGCAAAACAGCTTATCGCCACATCGATGGAATTGACTGATCTTTTCGAAGAAGTCGCCAAAGCAACAGATGTGCAAACGGCCAAGACATGGATAGCGGGCGTTGTAAGTGCAAACTGGAAAGCATTCGAATGCCGCTGTTCCGAACATTTAGAACAAGATTCGACCAGGAACGGAATACTGGAAATAATATGCAAATACAAAGCTGGGGAAATAACAGATACGGAATGTTCACTGGAAATAAAGGCGTACATGACAGGCAAAGACCCGGAATCAGTACAGACTGAATCTTCCGACCTTGATTCAATAATCGGAGAATTCCTTATTGCGAACCCAGAAATAATAGAGGACTATCGTAAAAACGACAAGGCCATCAACAAAGTCATCGGATATGTAATGAAACGGGCTGGCGGCACGTATTCATCAACGGATGTTGTTTGTGCCGCTAAAAAATTGCTTCAGGAAAAAATTTGA